In the Zingiber officinale cultivar Zhangliang chromosome 5A, Zo_v1.1, whole genome shotgun sequence genome, CTCTGTTTTAACGAGACAGCTCTTGGATGAAGGGGCCTTCAGGATAGCCTTCTCGAAGGTGATCAGCATCAGACAAGGCATAACTCGTGGTGGCTGTTTTGTCACCCCATTTCTTGAAGGGCTTGTTAATGTTCCCTCGAGGCTCACATATATTCTGGATGGTGAGTCAGATatagttcttttttttttgacATGACTGGCTGCGTGAAAATTGTGGAATCCTTAAAGTTAACTTCTGAAAATAGATTGTTGCTTACAAATAAAGCAAAGCGCTGGAATGTTTATGATAGTAGATTCATGCTCGCAACAAGCTCCACTGATCAAGATCATTTCAAACACAATATTAATCAATCTACAACTTGCACGGTAACATAAGAAAGGTCGTATTTCCATTGAATGTGCCAAAATCATGAAGAAATCCAGTGTGTGCATTTCTAAATCTTATATACATGAACGTACATGGATAAGGGAGCAATTACACTTGCACAGATCATACCAACTTAGGAAATGCAACTTGAGCTGAAAGTTTACTGATGTCCATCAGGGTTCTTGTTCCAGGATAAATATGAAGGATCTCCAAGAGTCCTGGAAGAACACAATGCATGCTGTTAGTGTGATACTACGACTCAACAGGTTTATCACTTCCAATTCAAACCTTTGTCAACTTAAAATTTTGCCCATTGACAACACTTACCGGGGTTTGAGCAGATAAAGAACTATGAACGCCAGCGCAAGAAATAGGCAAAGGCTGCCAACTGCGAGATAGGCAACACCAAGAAAATCGTTCTTCCCACCTATCCAGGAGGTAGTTGAAAGCACCAGCTTTTTCTCCCCCTCGAAGCTATAGGTGTTATAGTTGTTCTCTATTGTCACTGAGATTTGCTCGTTAGCTGCAAGATCTGTCTCAATTCTCCCATATAGTTTTCTGAACTGTGGGAGGGCAGCTGTTCTCATCCAAACAATGAGATCTTCTTGCTCACTCAACTGCGAGTTTTATTACAACTATCACTGCCACATTCAATAAAACAAAACACAAGGAAATTGAGCAAAGAATAACACTTACAGGTATGCTTTCGTTGAGCTTGGCACCTCCTATTAGACCTCCCTGCTGGAAGTTCTTGGGATAAACATCACTTCCAAATTTGTTATTTTTGTCACTTTGCCAGGCTATGTTTTTCTTGTTCACCTCAATGACTTTGTTTTGTATTGCAAATGAGTATGTGTCATTGAATAAGCTCCAAGCAATGAGGCCACAAGGAACAATGGGAGACCCATTGGCAGTTGTGGCTTCAGGTGCGCAATTAGTAGTTTCTTGTTCGTATGCCTTACTTCTTAGTTGCTTATCGTTTCGGCTTTTAACATACCTATATCACATTTGAATAAGCAATAAGGAAGAAAAAACAGAGACTGCATTGTAGGCTGAAGAGAGAATCTAAAGTGCTGCACGTTCTATTCATGCTAGAATATAGACTTTAGGCATATGCAACATACAAATCAAAAGTGAGAGTACAAGATGAATAGCTAATATGATCGCATATAAACTATGAGTTTTATGAATTTCGGCAACTATTTTTTAAAGTGATTGGCAGACAGACGACTGATGAGAGGCTTATGAAAATAAACAAAATTAGTTTCATACACAACCAAAACAACAACCTTTAATTAATGATGCTAAATTTGAAAATGGAGATGATAACATGGAAAATATAAGCCAATACAAGTATAAATATGTATTGACACAATTAGGTTGGAATGCTTGATACATTAGGGGTAGATCAATAGTTAATTAGAAGTTGCAGATATTTACAAATAATTAAAAAGAAACAGGAGCAATTAGTCAAAATGCATCCTTGGTCCAAATCATGGACCCCTTTAATGAATCAAAATAGGCACATATTAGTCAATACAATGTTGCAGAAAATTCCAATAAACAGAAGCAATAACCTGCGGTGGTTCTGATAGAAGTTGTCGAGCTCATAGTAAATATAAACAGGAGCCTTCATGTTTTTAGGCACCTGAAATATGAATTATTGCTCAATTTGTACAAGTTCttgcacaaaaaaaaaagagaataaaactaaattatatcACAATCCGATACACTTACAGTCAAAGTAGTTGAGCAAATTTTGTTAGTCTCACTGCTTTGGATGAATGCAAGTTTGTCATTCTGTGACTGTTGTGGAATGCATTCTGTGTCATATCTATACACAATTTCAACCACCTACATCTCAAACAAGCATGATTAACAACAATTCTTTGAGGTCTGAAGTATAACAGACGAGAAAAATTACAATATCTGATGCAGACAAAGAAGTGAGTCCAATTGGGATGAAGAGAATTCCAATGAGAGAAAATGTTGATATTACCTGAAAGAACGAAAGAGAAAATCTAGATATTCAAAAGCACTTCTCTACCtttcaatttaattttgtgaAATCAGCATGCTTACTTACAATAGTTGGAGTTAATAAAGGTTTGCAAGCAGGAAGCTCTTGTTGTGTAAATCTTGAATCTAGAATTCGGAAAACATTCAATGTCAATCAAACATGAAGAGAAGGTATGAAAGAAAGATAAATGGCTAGTTTCAACATATAAACTCTTAAAATGAACAAATGTAACTAATGTgattcaattatatatatatatatatatatatatatagagagagagagagagagagagagagagagagagagaggtgatATCCTGCCCGACTCCCCGTGCGCAATAGCATCCGTGACTCATTGAAAAATAAGGTCAT is a window encoding:
- the LOC121983039 gene encoding ALA-interacting subunit 5-like gives rise to the protein MSPQADPAPEGDAGVVERRKKSKKPKYSRFTQQELPACKPLLTPTIVISTFSLIGILFIPIGLTSLSASDIVVEIVYRYDTECIPQQSQNDKLAFIQSSETNKICSTTLTVPKNMKAPVYIYYELDNFYQNHRRYVKSRNDKQLRSKAYEQETTNCAPEATTANGSPIVPCGLIAWSLFNDTYSFAIQNKVIEVNKKNIAWQSDKNNKFGSDVYPKNFQQGGLIGGAKLNESIPLSEQEDLIVWMRTAALPQFRKLYGRIETDLAANEQISVTIENNYNTYSFEGEKKLVLSTTSWIGGKNDFLGVAYLAVGSLCLFLALAFIVLYLLKPRTLGDPSYLSWNKNPDGHQ